A DNA window from Brassica napus cultivar Da-Ae chromosome C1, Da-Ae, whole genome shotgun sequence contains the following coding sequences:
- the LOC111205750 gene encoding uncharacterized mitochondrial protein AtMg00810-like yields the protein MTYSSQVSSLRLIVEFKQEMARKFEISDLGKLTYDLGIDVRQTDEGIVLSQDKYAHKIFEEAGMHKCNLTHIPMDMNMRLSKSPRETSIDEREYMQEPKDTHRADLKQIFWYLCGTTSFGLRFTRATKQEQVGFSDSFHNVDNADEIVALSSCEAEFMVATEAAKQAIWLQELLSEVVGDDCKMVAIQVDNKSVI from the exons ATGACCTACTCGTCACAGGTTTCATCTTTGAGACTGATCGTTGAGTTTAAGCAAGAGATGGCTCGGAAGTTTGAGATTAGTGACCTTGGTAAACTAACCTATGATCTGGGTATTGATGTACGACAAACTGATGAAGGTATTGTGTTGTCACAAGACAAATATGCTCATAAgatctttgaggaagccggtaTGCATAAGTGCAATCTTACTCATATCCCTATGGACATGAACATGAGACTCTCCAAGTCACCTCGAGAAACTAGCATTGACGAAAGGGA ATATATGCAAGAACCTAAGGATACCCACAGAGCAGATTTGAAGCAAATCTTCTGGTACTTGTGTGGTACTACTTCTTTTGGTTTACGTTTCACGAGAGCAACAAAGCAAGAGCAGGTGGGTTTTAGTGATAGCTTTCACAATGTTGATAATGCTGACG AGATTGTGGCATTATCGTCGTGTGAAGCAGAATTTATGGTGGCTACGGAAGCTGCGAAGCAGGCAATATGGCTCCAGGAGCTTTTGAGTGAAGTCGTTGGTGATGACTGCAAGATGGTGGCTATTCAAGTTGATAACAAGTCAGTGATCTGA